A single window of Mustela erminea isolate mMusErm1 chromosome 4, mMusErm1.Pri, whole genome shotgun sequence DNA harbors:
- the LOC116587602 gene encoding putative olfactory receptor 2B8, translating to MEQKNGSSFTGFILLGFSDRPQLELVLFVVLLIFYLFTLLGNTTIIALSYLDPHLHTPMYFFLSNLSFLDLCYTTSSVPQLLVYLRTADKSISFGGCVVQLFVFLGLGCTECILLGVMAFDRYAAICKPLQYTVIMHPRLCALMASASWFIGFGNSLLQTVLIFLLPLCGRNKIDHFLCEIPALLKLACVDTTVNESELFFASVIILIVPVALIIFSYGQIVRAVLRIKSSAGQRKAFGTCGSHITVVSLFYGTAIYAYLQPSNNYSQDQVKFVSLFYAIVTPTVNPIIYTLRNKDVTGAMKKVLCRGQDSR from the coding sequence ATGGAACAGAAGAATGGCAGCTCTTTCACGGGGTTTATCCTGCTGGGGTTCTCTGACCGGCCTCAACTGGAGCTAGTCCTCTTTGTGGTTCTCCTGATCTTCTACCTGTTCACTCTGCTGGGAAACACCACCATCATTGCCTTGTCCTACCTCGACCCACATCTACATActcccatgtactttttcctctcCAACCTAAGCTTTCTGGACCTGTGTTACACGACCAGCAGTGTCCCTCAGCTCCTGGTTTATCTCAGGACAGCAGACAAGTCCATCTCGTTTGGTGGCTGTGTAGTTCAACTGTTTGTCTTCTTAGGGCTGGGATGCACGGAATGCATTCTGTTAGGGGTCATGGCGTTTGACCGCTatgcagccatctgcaagcccctGCAGTACACCGTGATCATGCACCCCCGTCTCTGTGCCCTCATGGCTTCTGCGTCATGGTTCATTGGTTTTGGCAACTCCCTGTTGCAGACAGTGCTCATCTTCCTTTTACCACTttgtggaagaaataaaatagaccaTTTCCTTTGTGAGATTCCTGCACTGCTCAAGCTTGCCTGTGTAGACACCACTGTGAATGAGTCTGAGCTCTTCTTTGCCAGTGTGATCATTCTCATTGTACCTGTGGCATTAATCATCTTCTCCTATGGTCAGATCGTCAGGGCGGTCTTAAGAATAAAGTCATCTGCAGGGCAGAGGAAAGCGTTTGGCACATGTGGGTCCCACATCACAGTGGTCTCCCTGTTCTATGGCACGGCCATCTATGCTTACCTCCAGCCCAGCAACAACTACTCCCAGGATCAGGTcaagtttgtttctctgttctacGCCATCGTCACCCCCACGGTCAACCCCATCATATATACCCTGAGGAACAAGGATGTGACGGGAGCAATGAAGAAGGTACTTTGCAGGGGCCAGGACTCCAGATGA
- the LOC116587598 gene encoding putative olfactory receptor 2B8: MEQKNGSSFTGFILLGFSDRPQLELVLFVVLLIFYLFTLLGNATIIALAQLDPHLQTPMYFFLSNLSFLDLCYTTSTVPQLLVHLRTADKSISYGGCVVQLFVALGLGCTECILLGVMAFDRYAAICKPLQYTVIMHPRLCALMASASWFIGFANSSLQTMLIFIVPLCGRNKIDHFFCEIPPFLKLACVDTTVNESELFFVGVVILLIPVALIIFSYGQIVRAVLRIKSSAGQRKVFGTCGSHITVVSLFYGTAIYAYLQPSNSYSQDQGKFVSLFYTIVTPMVNPVIYTLRNKDVTGAMKKVLCKGHDSK, from the coding sequence ATGGAACAGAAGAATGGCAGCTCTTTCACGGGGTTTATCCTGCTGGGGTTCTCTGACCGGCCTCAACTGGAGCTAGTCCTCTTTGTGGTTCTCCTCATCTTCTACCTGTTCACTCTGCTGGGAAACGCCACCATCATTGCCTTGGCCCAACTGGACCCACATCTTCAGActcccatgtactttttcctctcCAACCTAAGCTTCCTGGACCTGTGTTACACGACCAGCACTGTCCCGCAGCTCCTGGTTCATCTCAGGACGGCAGACAAGTCTATCTCATATGGTGGCTGTGTAGTTCAGCTGTTTGTTGCTCTAGGGCTGGGATGCACGGAATGCATTCTGTTAGGGGTCATGGCGTTTGACCGCTatgcagccatctgcaagcccctGCAGTACACTGTGATCATGCACCCCCGTCTCTGTGCCCTCATGGCTTCTGCATCATGGTTTATTGGTTTTGCCAACTCCTCATTGCAAACAATGCTCATCTTCATTGTACCACTTTgtgggagaaataaaatagacCACTTCTTTTGTGAGATCCCACCATTCCTCAAGCTTGCCTGTGTTGACACCACTGTGAATGAGTCTGAGCTCTTCTTTGTCGGTGTGGTCATCCTCCTCATACCTGTGGCATTAATCATCTTCTCCTACGGTCAGATCGTCAGGGCGGTCTTAAGAATAAAGTCATCTGCAGGGCAGAGGAAAGTGTTTGGCACATGTGGGTCCCACATCACAGTGGTCTCCCTGTTCTATGGCACGGCCATCTATGCTTACCTCCAGCCCAGCAACAGCTACTCCCAGGATCAGGGaaagtttgtttctctgttctacACCATCGTCACCCCCATGGTTAACCCTGTCATATATACACTGAGGAACAAGGATGTGACGGGAGCAATGAAGAAGGTACTTTGTAAGGGCCATGACTCCAAATGA
- the LOC116587660 gene encoding olfactory receptor 1F12: protein MEKGNQTSVSGFLLLGFSGWPEQQALLFVFFLCLYLTGIFGNLLILLAIISDRRLHTPMYFFLSNLSVIDICLPSSTVPKMLLNIQAQTQTISYPGCLAQMYFCMMFANMDNFLLTVMAYDRYVAICHPLHYSTIMTRRLCASLVAVPWVLATLNPLLHTLMLTRLHFCSNNIIHHFFCDISSLFPLSCSDTSLNQFIVLAAVGLIFVVPAGCIMASYIFIISAVMKIPSAQGKLKAFSTCGSHLALVILFYGAITGVYMSPSSNHSSEKDSATSVVFMVIAPMLNPFIYSLRNSELKRALKKAVGQTKTISQ, encoded by the coding sequence atggaaaaaggaaaccaaaccaGTGTCTCTGGATTTCTCCTCTTGGGCTTTTCAGGTTGGCCAGAGCAACAGGCTCtcctctttgtattttttctgtgtctctacCTAACAGGGATCTTTGGAAACTTGCTCATCTTGCTGGCTATCATCTCAGACCGTCGCctccacacacccatgtatttcttcctttccaatctctcTGTGATAGACATCTGTCTCCCTTCATCTACCGTCCCCAAGATGCTGCTGAACATCCAAGCACAGACTCAGACCATCTCCTACCCTGGCTGCCTGGCTCAGATGTATTTCTGTATGATGTTTGCCAACATGGACAACTTCCTTCTCACAGTGATGGCGTATGACCGTTATGTGGCCATTTGTCACCCTTTGCATTACTCCACCATTATGACTCGGCGCCTTTGTGCCTCTCTGGTGGCTGTGCCTTGGGTCCTCGCCACTTTGAATCCCCTCTTGCACACCCTCATGCTCACCCGTCTGCACTTCTGCTCTAACAACATCATCCACCATTTCTTCTGTGATATcagctctctcttccccctctcctgtTCTGACACCAGTCTCAATCAGTTCATAGTTCTGGCTGCGGTGGGGCTGATCTTTGTGGTACCTGCAGGGTGTATCATGGCATCCTATATCTTCATCATCTCTGCTGTGATGAAAATCCCTTCTGCTCAAGGAAAACTCAAGGCTTTCTCCACCTGTGGATCTCACCTTGCCTTggtcattcttttctatggcgcAATCACAGGAGTCTATATGAGCCCCTCATCCAACCATTCATCTGAAAAAGATTCAGCCACATCAGTGGTCTTCATGGTCATAGCCCCTATGTTGAATCCCTTCATATACAGTCTAAGAAACAGTGAGCTGAAACGGGCATTAAAGAAGGCTGTAGGTCAGACCAAAACCATATCCCAGTGA